A single window of Archangium gephyra DNA harbors:
- a CDS encoding chloride channel protein codes for MSLDKRARSFGQWLVLGSVVGGVCGVASAVFLYLLDVATDVRTRHEVLVYTLPLAGLAIGALYGRWGTPIRGGNNLVLDTVHEGDKQLPPRMAPMVLVGTVLTHLFGGSAGREGTAVQMGASLADAVAHRFRVSPATRRELLAAGIAGGFGSVFGTPIAGTVFGLEVVCVGRMSYEALVPALVAAVVGDLVTRSLGIHHTLYPTPAALPLSPQVLGKWLVFGAVVALVAVVFVEGVHLLKKRLEKTVPSLPLRMALGGAVVVALWKLVGTSDYLGLGVPTIERAFVDPTLPSSAFALKLLFTAVTLGAGFLGGEVTPLFFVGAALGNVLARVLGLPLDLAAGVGLAALFGAAANTPLALSLMAVELLGAGVLPHVVIVTVTAYLLTGQRGIYPAQRIARLKHGGPLLSRLVPLRDVESPPNATSGEQPPQAPTATREDSR; via the coding sequence GTGAGTCTGGACAAGCGTGCACGTTCCTTCGGCCAGTGGCTCGTGCTCGGCTCGGTGGTGGGTGGGGTGTGCGGCGTGGCGTCCGCGGTGTTCCTCTATCTGCTGGACGTGGCCACGGACGTCCGCACCCGGCACGAGGTGCTCGTCTACACCCTGCCCCTGGCGGGCCTGGCCATCGGGGCGCTCTACGGCCGGTGGGGCACGCCCATCCGGGGCGGCAACAACCTGGTGCTCGACACGGTGCACGAGGGCGACAAGCAGCTGCCCCCGCGCATGGCGCCCATGGTGCTGGTGGGCACGGTGCTCACGCACCTCTTCGGAGGCAGTGCCGGACGCGAGGGCACCGCCGTGCAGATGGGGGCCAGCCTCGCCGACGCCGTGGCCCACCGCTTCCGCGTCTCGCCCGCCACGCGCCGCGAGCTGCTCGCCGCAGGCATCGCCGGGGGTTTCGGCTCCGTCTTCGGCACGCCCATCGCGGGCACCGTCTTCGGGCTCGAGGTCGTCTGCGTGGGGCGCATGAGCTACGAGGCGCTGGTGCCCGCGTTGGTGGCCGCGGTGGTGGGAGATCTCGTCACCCGCTCGCTGGGCATCCACCACACGCTCTACCCCACCCCGGCGGCGCTGCCCCTCTCGCCGCAGGTGTTGGGCAAGTGGCTCGTCTTCGGCGCCGTGGTGGCGCTGGTGGCCGTGGTGTTCGTGGAGGGCGTGCACCTCCTCAAGAAGCGGCTGGAGAAGACCGTGCCATCGCTGCCCCTGCGCATGGCGCTCGGCGGCGCGGTGGTGGTGGCGCTGTGGAAGCTGGTGGGCACGAGCGACTACCTGGGCCTGGGCGTGCCCACCATCGAGCGGGCCTTCGTGGACCCCACCCTGCCCTCCAGCGCCTTCGCCCTGAAGCTGCTCTTCACCGCCGTCACGCTGGGCGCGGGCTTCCTCGGAGGAGAAGTCACCCCGCTCTTCTTCGTGGGCGCGGCGCTCGGCAACGTGCTGGCGCGGGTGCTCGGCCTGCCGTTGGACCTGGCGGCGGGCGTGGGGCTCGCCGCGCTCTTCGGGGCCGCGGCCAACACCCCGCTGGCCCTGTCCCTCATGGCGGTGGAGCTGCTCGGCGCGGGCGTGCTGCCCCACGTCGTCATCGTCACCGTCACCGCCTACCTCCTCACGGGACAACGCGGCATCTACCCGGCGCAGCGGATTGCCCGCCTCAAGCACGGAGGTCCCCTGCTCTCGCGGCTGGTGCCCCTGCGGGACGTGGAGTCCCCTCCCAACGCCACGTCTGGGGAGCAGCCGCCCCAGGCCCCCACGGCGACGCGCGAGGACTCCCGTTGA